A genomic region of Luteibacter aegosomatissinici contains the following coding sequences:
- the pilB gene encoding type IV-A pilus assembly ATPase PilB has translation MATQMHQPTLAGLTGMARRLVTEGVLGEAEVRKAVQDAADKRTSLSAWLVDHHLVDSAKLSQVASAEFGMPLMDIGNMVPGNMPMDLVTEALITKHQALPLFKRGKRLFVGIADPMQSHALDEIKFHSNHMVEPVLVERGQLRRIIDSALSAANASVPAFDTGEFDELSLDAGPDDGDGTTGIDANANDDAPVVKFVNKILVDAIKRGASDIHFEPFESVYRVRLRMDGILRIVASAPIKLGSRFASRLKVMSGLDIAERRVPQDGRIKLNLTKTRAIDFRVSTLPTLFGEKIVLRVLDGSSAKLGIDKLGYEEIQKNLYLDAIEKPYGMVLVTGPTGSGKTVSLYTALNILNTEGRNISTVEDPVEIRVEGINQVQQNVKRGMTFAAALRSFLRQDPDVIMVGEIRDLETAEIAVKAAQTGHMVLSTLHTNDAPQTIARLMNMGIAPYNIISSVTLIIAQRLARRLHDCKREITLPPTALLAEGYTQEEIDAGMTIYEAVGCDGCNEGYKGRVGIYQVMPMVEDIQKIVLEGGNAMQIAEVARRAGINDLRASALLKVKNGVTSLTEINRVTKD, from the coding sequence ATGGCAACACAGATGCACCAGCCCACGCTCGCGGGCCTGACCGGCATGGCCCGACGGCTCGTGACCGAAGGCGTCCTTGGCGAAGCCGAGGTTCGCAAGGCCGTTCAGGATGCCGCCGACAAGCGCACGTCGCTTTCGGCGTGGCTGGTCGACCACCACCTGGTCGACAGCGCCAAGCTCTCCCAGGTGGCGTCGGCCGAGTTCGGCATGCCCCTCATGGATATCGGGAACATGGTCCCGGGTAATATGCCCATGGATCTGGTCACCGAGGCCCTGATCACCAAGCACCAGGCCCTGCCCCTGTTCAAGCGGGGAAAGCGCCTGTTCGTCGGCATCGCCGACCCCATGCAGTCGCATGCCCTTGATGAAATCAAGTTCCACTCCAACCACATGGTGGAGCCGGTACTGGTTGAGCGCGGCCAACTCCGCCGCATCATCGATAGCGCGCTTTCCGCGGCGAATGCCAGCGTACCCGCCTTTGATACCGGCGAGTTCGACGAACTATCGCTGGACGCCGGCCCGGACGATGGCGATGGCACCACGGGCATCGATGCGAATGCGAACGACGATGCGCCCGTCGTCAAGTTCGTCAACAAGATCCTGGTGGATGCGATCAAGCGCGGCGCGTCCGATATCCATTTCGAACCGTTCGAATCCGTTTACCGCGTGCGCCTGCGCATGGACGGCATCCTCAGGATCGTCGCCTCGGCCCCTATCAAGCTGGGTAGCCGCTTTGCTTCCCGCCTGAAGGTAATGAGCGGCCTGGATATCGCCGAACGCCGGGTGCCGCAGGATGGCCGCATCAAGCTCAACCTGACCAAGACCCGCGCTATCGATTTCCGCGTCAGCACCCTCCCTACGCTGTTCGGTGAGAAGATCGTGCTCCGCGTGCTCGATGGGTCCTCGGCCAAGCTGGGCATCGACAAGCTCGGCTACGAGGAAATCCAGAAAAACCTCTACCTCGATGCCATCGAAAAGCCTTACGGCATGGTGCTCGTCACCGGCCCCACCGGCTCAGGCAAAACCGTATCGCTGTATACGGCGCTGAATATCCTGAATACGGAAGGGCGCAACATTTCGACGGTAGAGGACCCGGTCGAAATCCGCGTCGAGGGTATCAACCAGGTACAGCAGAACGTCAAGCGCGGCATGACCTTCGCCGCAGCGCTACGCTCGTTCCTGCGCCAGGATCCGGACGTGATCATGGTCGGCGAAATCCGTGACCTTGAAACCGCGGAGATCGCGGTAAAGGCCGCCCAGACCGGTCACATGGTGCTTTCCACCCTGCACACCAACGATGCGCCGCAGACCATCGCCCGCCTGATGAACATGGGTATCGCGCCCTACAACATCATCTCGTCGGTGACCCTGATCATTGCCCAGCGCCTGGCCCGCCGCCTGCACGACTGCAAGCGCGAGATCACCCTTCCGCCTACCGCCCTGCTCGCCGAGGGCTACACGCAGGAGGAGATCGACGCGGGCATGACGATCTACGAGGCCGTGGGTTGCGATGGCTGCAACGAGGGCTACAAGGGGCGCGTCGGCATCTACCAGGTCATGCCGATGGTCGAGGATATCCAGAAGATCGTGCTTGAGGGCGGAAACGCCATGCAAATCGCGGAGGTCGCCCGCCGGGCGGGTATCAACGATCTTCGCGCCTCGGCACTGCTCAAGGTGAAGAACGGCGTCACCAGCCTGACCGAAATCAACCGCGTCACCAAGGACTGA
- a CDS encoding type II secretion system F family protein, whose translation MATATATKNARAVGASRAAVNQLTTYDWTALDKRGKRMKGEMQAKNASLVKAELRRQGMNPQQVRERSKPLFGGSGKTVTPRDVAIFSRQIATMMASGVPMVQAFDIIANGQKNIRFKNMLTEVKTSIEGGAALHEALALYPVQFDELYRNLVHAGESAGVLDTVLDTVATYKERMESIKSKIKKALFYPIMVLVVALLVSIILLLFVVPVFEQTFADAKTSLPAPTQFVVSASRFMQSYWWAVIGIIVGSVFSLIFFKKRSQKFAHFLDRFSLKLPVIGDLLHKSAIARFARTLGVTFHAGVPLVEALDAVSGATGSVVYGDAVKQMRDDISVGHQLQLSMRQVNLFPNMVVQMTAIGEESGALDHMLFKVAEFYEEEVNTAVDTLSSLLEPFIMVILGVLVGGMVISLYLPIFKLAGTV comes from the coding sequence ATGGCAACCGCCACCGCTACCAAGAACGCGCGCGCCGTTGGCGCGTCACGTGCTGCCGTCAACCAGCTGACCACGTACGACTGGACCGCACTGGACAAGCGCGGCAAGCGCATGAAAGGCGAGATGCAGGCGAAGAATGCCTCGCTCGTCAAGGCGGAATTGCGCCGGCAGGGCATGAACCCCCAGCAGGTTCGCGAACGCAGCAAACCGCTGTTCGGCGGTAGCGGCAAGACCGTCACGCCCAGGGATGTGGCGATCTTCAGCCGCCAGATCGCCACGATGATGGCGTCGGGCGTGCCCATGGTCCAGGCCTTCGACATCATCGCGAATGGCCAGAAGAATATCCGCTTCAAGAACATGCTGACCGAGGTGAAGACGAGCATCGAAGGCGGCGCCGCCCTGCACGAAGCCCTTGCGCTCTACCCCGTGCAGTTCGATGAGCTGTACCGCAACCTGGTCCACGCAGGTGAGTCGGCGGGTGTGCTCGATACCGTGCTCGATACCGTCGCGACCTACAAAGAGCGCATGGAGAGCATCAAGTCCAAGATCAAAAAAGCGCTGTTCTACCCGATCATGGTGCTGGTCGTGGCGCTGCTGGTGTCTATCATCCTGCTGCTCTTTGTCGTACCTGTGTTCGAGCAGACCTTCGCGGATGCAAAGACATCGCTACCCGCCCCCACCCAGTTCGTGGTGTCTGCATCGCGCTTCATGCAGTCGTACTGGTGGGCAGTAATCGGCATTATCGTCGGCTCTGTGTTCTCGCTGATCTTCTTCAAGAAGCGGTCGCAGAAATTCGCGCATTTCCTTGATCGCTTCTCGCTGAAGTTGCCAGTTATCGGCGATCTTCTGCACAAATCTGCGATCGCGCGTTTCGCCCGAACCCTGGGTGTTACGTTTCACGCTGGCGTGCCGCTAGTGGAAGCGCTGGATGCCGTCTCTGGTGCCACCGGTAGCGTGGTTTACGGCGATGCCGTGAAGCAGATGCGCGATGACATCTCGGTGGGTCACCAGTTGCAGCTGTCCATGCGCCAGGTGAACCTGTTCCCGAACATGGTGGTGCAGATGACCGCCATCGGCGAAGAATCCGGTGCGCTGGACCACATGCTGTTCAAGGTGGCCGAGTTCTACGAGGAAGAGGTGAACACCGCGGTGGATACGCTCAGCAGCCTGCTCGAGCCGTTCATCATGGTGATCCTCGGCGTCCTCGTCGGCGGCATGGTGATTTCGCTGTACCTGCCCATCTTCAAGCTGGCCGGCACGGTCTAA
- a CDS encoding glycosyltransferase family 2 protein: MSRISIILPAKNEAAALKDLLPRLAAAQPEAEIIVVDDGSTDDTRAVCERTGVTCLSSPYSMGNGAAIKRGARAASGDILVFMDGDGQHDPADVRRLVSRMEEGFDMVVGARSWESQAGVGRGVANTLYNWLASRMTGHVVADLTSGFRVARAARFREFIHLLPNGFSYPTTSTMAFFRSAYGVAYEPIKAAERVGKSHIRPFKDGIRFLLIIFKIATLYSPLKLFGPVSVVFFMLGTANYARTYLLDGRLTNGSALMWSAAVIVFLIGLVSEQITSLTYRRDE, from the coding sequence TTGAGTCGTATCAGCATTATCCTGCCCGCAAAGAACGAGGCGGCGGCCCTAAAAGACCTCTTGCCGCGCCTTGCTGCCGCCCAGCCAGAAGCCGAGATTATCGTGGTGGACGACGGCTCGACCGACGATACCCGCGCGGTTTGCGAGCGCACCGGCGTGACCTGCCTGTCCTCGCCTTACTCAATGGGCAACGGTGCGGCCATCAAGCGCGGCGCACGCGCCGCGTCGGGCGACATCCTGGTGTTCATGGACGGTGACGGGCAGCATGATCCGGCCGATGTCCGGAGGCTAGTCAGTCGCATGGAGGAAGGCTTCGACATGGTCGTGGGTGCCCGCTCCTGGGAAAGCCAGGCGGGTGTCGGCCGCGGGGTGGCCAACACCTTATACAACTGGCTGGCCAGCCGGATGACGGGGCACGTCGTGGCGGATCTCACATCTGGTTTCAGGGTAGCCCGAGCGGCCCGCTTCCGCGAATTCATTCATCTGCTGCCGAATGGTTTCTCTTATCCGACCACGAGCACCATGGCGTTCTTCCGAAGTGCCTATGGTGTTGCCTATGAGCCCATCAAGGCGGCCGAGCGCGTCGGCAAGAGTCATATTCGTCCATTCAAGGATGGCATCCGCTTTCTCCTGATCATTTTCAAGATTGCGACGCTTTATTCGCCATTAAAACTGTTTGGCCCGGTAAGTGTCGTGTTCTTCATGCTGGGTACGGCTAATTACGCCCGAACCTACCTGCTCGATGGGCGGCTGACAAACGGCAGTGCACTCATGTGGAGCGCCGCAGTCATCGTTTTCCTTATTGGACTGGTATCGGAGCAGATAACGTCGTTGACGTATCGTCGTGATGAATGA